A stretch of DNA from Methanoplanus endosymbiosus:
GCAGGAAAGGCATCCTCTGCAACTCTGATATTCTCCTTCACCTGATCTATAGATGACATTCCGGAGAGTACTGTTGTAACTTCCGGATGATTCCATACCCACCTCAAAGCCCATTCAGCAGGAGTTCTATGGACTTTTGCACTCTTCCAGATGTCCATAATGTTCTCCGGAATATTGCCTGCAAGATTACCACCTCTCAGAGGTTCCATCACCATTACTGCAAGTCCGGATTTTGCAGCGTACTTAAGACCTTCTGTTCCTGCCTGATTTTTCTCATCAAGAAAGTTGTACTGAATCTGGCAGAATTCCCAGGGATAGGCATTAACAACATCTTTGAATGACTCAATATCACCATGAAATGAAAAACCTGCATTCCTGATTCTTCCGGAGGCTTTTTCCAGGTCCAGAAATTTCTTTATTCCAAGGTCGTCCAGATTATGCCAGCTCTCACCGGACAGACTGTGAAGCAGGTAATAATCTATATATCCGGTCTTCAAATCTTTCAGCTGTTTTTCAAATATACGACTTATATCATCCGGATTTCTGACTGACCAGTGGGGCAGTTTTGTTGCGATGAAAACTTTATCCCTTAAACCTTCCTTTTCAAGGAAATCTCCGATAAAAGATTCGCTCTGTCCTTTGTGGTATGGAACAGCAGTATCAATATAATTAACACCGTTTTCTATTGCATATGCAAGCATCTCAGATGCCTTTGCCCTGTCTATTCTTCCGGCAGTTTCCGGAAATCTCATTGCACCAAAGCCAAGTACAGGAAGTTTATCACCGGTTTTGGGTATTATTCTGTGCTGCATCCTTTTCCCTCAGTGAATAACCTTATAGTCTGCTTATGGGTTATATTTCTTATGAATTACAGACTTTAAACATGATAAACAAAGATTCCGGAGTGAACTACCTCTGGGCTAAAGACCAAGGGGATTTACGCTAAATTT
This window harbors:
- a CDS encoding aldo/keto reductase, which encodes MQHRIIPKTGDKLPVLGFGAMRFPETAGRIDRAKASEMLAYAIENGVNYIDTAVPYHKGQSESFIGDFLEKEGLRDKVFIATKLPHWSVRNPDDISRIFEKQLKDLKTGYIDYYLLHSLSGESWHNLDDLGIKKFLDLEKASGRIRNAGFSFHGDIESFKDVVNAYPWEFCQIQYNFLDEKNQAGTEGLKYAAKSGLAVMVMEPLRGGNLAGNIPENIMDIWKSAKVHRTPAEWALRWVWNHPEVTTVLSGMSSIDQVKENIRVAEDAFPASLSEDELIVIGKVRDKYKETMKVGCTGCRYCMPCPAGVDIPSCFEYYNSYHMFKNGNWAKWQYVFRSHGIMDGKKSHASLCTGCGRCKKACPQHIDIPLRLKEVAKDFDTPVTKAFSGIAGFYLTLRGKISEVLKIKKKVR